A single window of Nicotiana sylvestris chromosome 5, ASM39365v2, whole genome shotgun sequence DNA harbors:
- the LOC138868845 gene encoding uncharacterized protein, translating into MGCEAVALPNNEARTVVAFLKKNIFTRFDTLRAIISDRGSHFCNKAFDTLLSKYGVTHKKLDDALWVYKTTYKTPFGMSLYRLVFGKACHLPVGLEHKSIWALKKLNLEWDVAANLRVEQLNELDEFRFHAYSSSSLYKDKMKYLHDKYIWNKEFKEGDLVLLFNSRLRMFLGKLKSKWSGPFEVVHVTPFGALDLKNKNGKIFRVNGHRVKHYLGKVDDGHVVALINFK; encoded by the exons ATGGGTTGTGAAGctgtggctttgcctaacaatgaagcacGGACTGTGGTGGCCTtcttgaagaaaaacatattcacaaGGTTCGACACCTTAAGGGCCATCATTAGTGATaggggttctcatttttgtaacAAAGCCTTTGACACTTTActctccaagtatggtgtcactcacaag aaacttgatgatgctttatgggtCTATAAAACAACTTACAAGACTCCatttggtatgtctctgtatcggttggtatttgggaaagcatgtCACCTCCCGGTGGGATTAGAGCATAAGTCCATATGGgcgttgaagaagttgaacctaGAGTGGGATGTAGCTGCCAATCTTCGggtggagcaattgaatgaacttgatgagtttcggttcCATGCTTACTCTAGTTCATcattgtataaggacaagatgaagtacctacaTGATAAGTATATCTGGAACAAAGAATTCAAAGAAGGTGACcttgttctcttattcaactctcggttacggaTGTTTCTGGGAAAGCTAAAGTCAAAATGGAGCGGTCCGTTTGAAGTGGTACATGTAACTCCTtttggtgctctagatttgaaaaacaagaatggTAAGatatttagagtcaatgggcaccgAGTGAAGCACTACCTTGgtaaggttgatgatggccacgTTGTGGCATTGATCAATTTTAAGTGA
- the LOC138868846 gene encoding uncharacterized protein yields the protein MIVIGEAITIKGVGTTIIKGIGGFQRPPMYQQPNNTPPYSSQGLSSSNNEMGWIETMFEQMMKKNADSDAQLASHNTSIHNLEVQLGQISQALNNRPKRAIPSDTVVNTKGGNNTGHAMAVTTRSGRGGVANDDEQRNDVQVNDENVNDEVRIDSDDNVEETQNDVNLSRKRMIDIPENALEQILGYAKFMKDLVTEKRSVNCETIKMTHQTLGIGQPRPKSMRLQMDDRTIKRPMGIIDDVLVRVDKFILAADFVILDCEVDYEPNSNKVCSFVDLVTEVIVEETSVVINVEGLLEVVLLNHDVDEKQGLVEYVNALQGMGRFHPCGAPKEEESNRLDIGEYSGYKPRLLHAQNNIGGGCQTLRGTSKKVEGGHFMDFIGTMCPKEGGLTVITNDNNELIATRTVSGWRILIAPEDQEKTTFTCLYGTFAFSRMSFGLCNAPATFQRCMMEIFIGMMEDFLEVFMDDFYVVGDSFDECLNNLDKVLACCEETNLVLNWEKCHFMVEEDIVLGHKISKNGIEVDKANIEVISKLHPPTSVKGVRSFLGHAGFYHRFIKDFSKVVNPLCKLLEKDAKFVFNNDCMKAFELLKYRLATTPIITTPNWSLPFELMYDASDRAVGAVLGQRIIKIFHPVYYASKTMNNAQVNYTVTEKELLAIVFAMEKFRPYLMGTKVIVHTNHATLHFLMSKKVSKYRLMRCVPEEEQLGILEACHSSPYSGHYGGARTATKVLRCGFYWTTLYKDAIELVKRCDDCQRAGGISKKNEMLLTTILEIDIFDI from the exons atgatagtaattggggaggcaataacaatcaagggggttggaacaacaataatcaagggaatcgggggctttcaaaggcctccgatgtatcaacaaccaaacaacacGCCTCCATATTCATCACAAGGTCTTAGCtcttccaacaatgagatgggatGGATTGAGAcaatgtttgagcaaatgatgaagaaaaacGCCGACTCCGATGCCCAATTGGCCTCCCACAATACTTCTATCCATAACTTGGAAGtccaacttggccaaatttctcaagcTTTGAATAATCGCCCTAAGAGGGCAATACCAAGTGACACGGTAGTAAAcacgaagggtgggaataatacaGGCCATGCTATGGCGGTGACTACAAGAAGTGGTAGAGGTGGAGTTGCTA ATGATGATGAGCAAAGAAATGATGTGCAAGTGaatgatgagaatgtgaatgatgAAGTGAGGATAGACAGTGATGACAACGTGGAGGAGACACAAAATGATGTGAACTTGTCTAGGAAACGTATGATAGACATACCAGAAAACG CTCTAGAACAAATTCTAGGTTATGCcaagttcatgaaggacttggtaacagAGAAGAGATCAGTGAACTGTGAGACGATCAAAatgacacatcaa ACATtggggattgggcaaccaaggcccaaatccatgaggttgcaaatggatGATAGGACAATAAAGAGGCCAATGGGGATAATTGATGATGTGCTAGTTCGGGTTGACAAGTTCATACTTGCCGCAGATTTTGTGATACTTGACTGTGAGGTTGACTATGAG CCTAATAGCAACAAAGTGTGTTCGTTTGTGGATCTTGTGACCGAGGTGATTGTTGAAGAAACAAGTGTTGTGATTAATGTGGAAGGCCTATTGGAAGTTGTGTTGTTGAATCATGATGTGGATGAGAAGCAAGGCTTGGTTGAATATGTCAatgctttgcaaggaatgg GTAGATTCCACCCTTGCGGTGCTCCAAAGGAGGAAGAAAGCAATAGGTTGGACATTGGCgaatattcggggtataagcctcgacttttgcatgcacaaaataatattggaggaggatgccaAACCTTGcgtggaacatcaaagaaggttgaaGGAGGCCAT ttcatggacttcattggtacaatgtgtcccaaagaagggggATTGACTGTGATtacaaatgacaacaatgagttGATTGCCACAAGAACTGTctccggttggagg ATTCTTATTGCTCCTgaagaccaagagaagaccaccttcacttgtctGTATGGCACATTTGCATTTTCAAGGATGTCGTTTGGTctatgtaatgcaccggctacttttcagcggtgtatgatggaaATATTTATAGGTATGATGGAGGACTTCctcgaggttttcatggatgatttctatGTTGtgggggattcttttgatgagtgtttgaataATCTTGACAAAGTCTTGGCATGTTGTGAAGAGACCAACTtggtgcttaattgggagaagtgtcattttatggttgAGGAAgacattgtcctcggccataagatctccaagaatggtattgaagtgGATAAAGCAAATATTGAAGTGATATCAAAACTCCATCCTCCTACTTCAGtcaaaggagtgaggagcttTCTAGGGCATGCGGGATTTTACCAtcggttcatcaaggatttctcaaaggtggtgaaccccttgtgcaagttgttggaaaaagatgcaaaATTTGTGTTCAATAATGATTGCATGAAGGCTTTTGAGCTACTCAAGTATAGGTTAGCTACCACTCCCATCATTAccacaccaaattggagcttaccatttgagctcatgtatgATGCTAGCGATAGGGCGGTAGGAGCGGTATTGGGGCAAAGAATCATCAAGATATtccatccggtctactatgctagtaagaccatgaacaacgcccaagtcaactatacggtgaccgagaaagaactcttagccattgtctttgctatggaaaagttccgcCCGTACCTCATGGGTACCAAAGTGATTGTTCACACCAATCACGCGACGCTTCATTTTTTGATGAGTAAGAAGGTCTCAAAGTATAGATTGATGAG ATGTGTCccagaagaagagcaattgggtattcttgaagctTGTCATTCTTCTCCCTATAGTGGTCACTATGGTGGGGCGAGAACTGCTACAAAGGTCCTAAGATGTGGATTCTATTGGACTACCTTGTACAAAGATGCTATCGAGCTTGTTAAGAGGTGTGATGATTGCCAAAGAGCCGGTGGAATTTCCAAGAAGAATGAGATGCTTCTCACCACCATCcttgagattgatatttttgaCATATGA